A stretch of Paenibacillus sp. URB8-2 DNA encodes these proteins:
- a CDS encoding alpha/beta hydrolase: protein METRTKRGFALLVLAFIAAVALALWVYLKPYAPIGQAETALVSGKGITVELNDNWISLEPSAASGTGVIFYPGGLVKAEAYAPLARGLAAAGHPVYIARMPLNLALTRSDAAEDIIRVHPKLSFVLGGHSLGGVMAARFAAKHPDELAGVFLLASYPDEKGSLKSTTLAVLSVLGTEDKVLDRKKYREGRAYLPDSTVYYSLEGGNHAQFGSYGPQKGDGEATISESEQQGQTVQALLDWMSNLR from the coding sequence ATTGAAACTCGTACGAAGCGCGGTTTTGCACTATTGGTATTGGCGTTCATTGCGGCTGTGGCGTTGGCTCTCTGGGTCTATTTGAAGCCTTACGCCCCGATAGGCCAGGCCGAAACGGCTCTCGTCTCCGGGAAGGGAATCACTGTGGAGCTGAACGACAACTGGATTTCCCTTGAACCTTCAGCCGCGAGCGGTACAGGCGTCATTTTCTATCCCGGCGGTCTGGTGAAGGCCGAAGCTTATGCGCCGCTTGCCAGAGGATTGGCCGCAGCCGGACATCCGGTCTACATCGCCCGCATGCCGCTCAATCTCGCGTTGACCCGAAGCGATGCGGCGGAGGACATTATCCGCGTGCATCCCAAGCTGTCTTTTGTGCTGGGCGGACATTCGCTGGGTGGCGTTATGGCTGCGCGGTTTGCCGCCAAGCATCCGGACGAATTGGCCGGTGTGTTCCTTCTGGCTTCCTATCCCGACGAAAAAGGGAGCCTGAAGTCGACGACGCTGGCTGTGCTGTCGGTGCTTGGCACGGAGGACAAGGTGCTGGACCGGAAAAAGTACCGTGAGGGCAGGGCCTACCTGCCGGACAGCACCGTGTACTACTCGCTGGAAGGCGGCAACCACGCCCAGTTCGGCAGCTACGGCCCTCAAAAAGGAGACGGAGAGGCGACGATTTCCGAGAGTGAACAGCAGGGGCAGACGGTTCAGGCACTGCTTGATTGGATGAGCAATTTACGGTAA
- a CDS encoding HAD family hydrolase, with protein MPLLHVNGISVPCKAILFDKDGTLLDLMEMWGTWAESVLRDMETHLALAGSGFTGDKSLLLGTVQDAKGRITGYDPGGPLPMATVEQTYGILAWQFYAAGVPWNDAVTRVMGIAKDAMNGLRERRSARPLPGLLPFLRQCQEVSLRMGVVTSDESQTTAEHLEWLGISGYFGSVVTRDRVRKGKPAPEMAETACRELGALPEETVVIGDSNADMQMGRGAGLRLAIGISSAAGTAEHLTDADIVVRDFTQLSVSL; from the coding sequence GTGCCTCTATTGCACGTAAACGGCATTTCGGTGCCCTGCAAAGCCATCCTGTTCGACAAGGACGGCACGCTGCTGGATCTGATGGAGATGTGGGGGACATGGGCCGAATCGGTGCTTCGCGATATGGAAACTCATCTGGCCCTGGCCGGTTCGGGCTTTACGGGCGACAAAAGCCTGCTGCTCGGCACCGTTCAGGATGCTAAAGGCCGGATCACCGGCTACGATCCCGGCGGGCCTCTCCCGATGGCGACGGTGGAGCAGACCTACGGGATTCTGGCCTGGCAGTTCTATGCCGCGGGCGTTCCCTGGAATGATGCGGTAACGCGGGTAATGGGCATCGCCAAGGATGCGATGAACGGGCTGCGCGAGCGCCGCTCCGCAAGGCCTCTGCCCGGGCTGCTTCCTTTTCTAAGGCAATGTCAAGAGGTTTCACTGCGGATGGGCGTGGTCACGTCGGATGAATCGCAGACGACGGCCGAGCATCTAGAGTGGCTCGGAATTTCCGGCTATTTCGGCTCGGTGGTGACGAGGGACAGAGTGCGTAAGGGAAAGCCAGCCCCGGAAATGGCTGAAACCGCCTGCCGGGAGCTGGGCGCCCTGCCCGAGGAGACGGTCGTCATCGGCGACAGCAACGCCGACATGCAGATGGGCAGGGGAGCCGGACTTCGCCTGGCTATCGGCATATCATCGGCGGCGGGGACGGCGGAGCATTTGACGGACGCCGATATCGTCGTCCGCGATTTTACCCAGTTATCCGTTTCGCTATAA
- a CDS encoding NAD-dependent protein deacylase — MDSLQTLASWIQESGSIVFFGGAGTSTESGIPDFRSAAGLYLTEKHSPYPPEQMLSHSFFMSKPDVFFDFYRTKMLHPDAEPNGSHRLLARLESEGRLSAVVTQNIDGLHQKAGSRRVLELHGSVHRNHCMSCSRYYGLDAITSSAETVPRCPACGGIIKPDVVLYEEQLDDQVLNDSVQAIANADLLLIGGTSLTVQPAASLIQYFHGKHTVLLNGESTPYDSRADLIITDRIGQAMDRIGELLS, encoded by the coding sequence ATGGATTCTTTGCAGACCTTGGCTTCCTGGATACAGGAAAGCGGCAGCATCGTCTTCTTCGGAGGGGCGGGAACGTCCACGGAAAGCGGCATTCCCGATTTTCGTTCCGCGGCGGGGCTGTACCTGACGGAGAAGCATTCGCCGTATCCGCCCGAGCAAATGCTCAGCCACAGCTTTTTCATGTCCAAGCCTGATGTCTTTTTTGATTTTTACCGTACCAAGATGCTCCATCCCGACGCGGAACCCAATGGCTCCCACCGCCTGCTGGCCCGGCTGGAAAGCGAAGGTCGGCTGAGCGCGGTCGTGACGCAGAATATCGACGGGCTTCACCAGAAGGCGGGCAGCCGGCGCGTGCTGGAGCTTCACGGGTCCGTGCACCGCAACCACTGCATGAGCTGCTCCCGCTATTACGGATTGGATGCCATTACAAGCAGCGCCGAAACCGTCCCCCGCTGTCCGGCCTGCGGCGGCATCATTAAGCCGGATGTTGTGCTTTATGAGGAACAGTTGGACGATCAGGTGCTGAATGATTCCGTCCAGGCGATTGCAAACGCAGATCTGCTTCTCATCGGCGGGACTTCGCTGACGGTTCAGCCTGCCGCAAGTCTGATCCAATATTTTCATGGCAAGCATACGGTGCTGCTCAACGGAGAATCGACGCCTTACGACTCCCGCGCAGATCTGATTATTACCGATCGAATCGGCCAGGCGATGGACAGAATAGGAGAGCTGTTGTCCTGA
- the mgrA gene encoding L-glyceraldehyde 3-phosphate reductase: MVYVASDERYEAMRYNRCGKSGLKLPAISLGLWHNFGGIDAYENGRDMITRAFDLGITHFDLANNYGPPPGSAEELFGRVLVRDLAPYRDEMVISTKAGFYMWPGPYGEWGSRKYVLSSLDQSLKRLGLDYVDIFYSHRPDPETPLEETMGALDQAVRSGKALYVGLSNYSADQTEAAIAILRDLGTPLLIHQPRYSLLDRWIENGLQDVLEHNGVGSIAFTPLAQGMLTNKYLNGIPGDSRAAKPSTALNESQITPEALRKVRLLNQMASARGQSLAQFALAWVLRSGRVSSALIGASRVSQIEENVAALSNLEFSQEELERIEVILGAENGG, from the coding sequence ATGGTATATGTGGCAAGCGACGAGCGCTATGAGGCAATGAGGTACAACCGCTGCGGTAAATCCGGACTCAAGCTACCGGCCATCTCGCTTGGACTGTGGCATAATTTCGGCGGAATCGATGCTTATGAGAACGGCAGGGACATGATTACCCGGGCTTTCGATCTGGGCATCACCCATTTCGATTTAGCGAACAATTACGGTCCTCCCCCGGGTTCCGCGGAGGAACTGTTCGGCAGGGTACTCGTCAGAGATCTGGCGCCTTACCGCGACGAAATGGTGATCTCAACCAAAGCCGGCTTCTATATGTGGCCGGGACCATACGGAGAGTGGGGCTCCCGTAAATATGTGCTGTCGAGCCTGGACCAAAGCCTGAAGCGGCTCGGGCTGGATTATGTGGATATTTTTTATTCCCATCGTCCCGATCCGGAGACTCCGCTGGAAGAAACAATGGGCGCGCTGGACCAGGCCGTCCGCTCCGGCAAGGCCTTATATGTCGGATTGTCCAATTATTCCGCCGACCAGACGGAAGCCGCTATCGCCATCCTGAGGGATCTTGGCACTCCGCTGCTGATCCACCAGCCCAGATATTCCCTCCTGGACCGCTGGATCGAGAACGGGCTGCAGGATGTGCTGGAACACAATGGCGTCGGCAGCATCGCCTTTACGCCTCTGGCGCAGGGAATGCTGACGAATAAATACTTGAACGGTATTCCCGGCGATTCCAGGGCGGCCAAGCCTTCGACCGCGCTGAACGAAAGCCAGATTACGCCGGAGGCGCTGCGCAAAGTGCGGCTGCTGAATCAGATGGCCTCGGCGCGCGGCCAGAGCCTGGCGCAGTTCGCGTTGGCCTGGGTGCTGCGCAGCGGCAGAGTCTCCTCCGCGCTGATCGGCGCGAGCCGGGTCAGCCAAATCGAAGAGAATGTCGCTGCTCTGTCCAATCTGGAATTCTCGCAGGAGGAGCTGGAAAGGATCGAGGTCATTCTGGGAGCGGAGAACGGCGGTTAA
- a CDS encoding AraC family transcriptional regulator, with product MEQSYSVASNPVYYEEQNLHVLFAGESQTPPTHQVGPKIYDYFLLHCIETGAGVFRTEQRTYELGPGDCFLIHPGQLVSYVSDSEHPWRYRWAAFSGKEADSTVREAGFSPEQPVAACGEGSVIPGALAGIMETFFAGRESGHLTSLGLLYLTLGEAAGMLKAESGPQGKDSQVKRTVKQMIHYMSSQYAHPVSIEQMCASLGYNRAYLSRIFKEETGLSPVTYLLKLRIDKSRQLLRERPELSVEQVAASVGLTDALYFSRQFKRFCGQSPTAYRIFTARQQDN from the coding sequence ATGGAACAATCCTACTCCGTCGCTTCCAACCCCGTGTATTACGAGGAGCAGAACCTTCATGTATTGTTCGCGGGCGAAAGCCAGACACCCCCGACGCACCAGGTCGGACCAAAAATCTACGATTATTTCCTGCTGCACTGCATTGAAACGGGAGCAGGTGTGTTCCGTACGGAGCAGCGCACTTATGAGCTTGGACCGGGGGACTGCTTTCTCATTCATCCCGGCCAGCTGGTCAGCTATGTCTCCGATTCCGAGCATCCGTGGAGATACCGCTGGGCGGCCTTTTCCGGCAAGGAGGCGGACAGTACCGTCCGCGAGGCAGGCTTCTCTCCCGAGCAGCCGGTGGCGGCTTGCGGCGAAGGAAGCGTCATTCCGGGAGCGCTGGCCGGCATTATGGAAACGTTCTTCGCAGGCCGGGAGAGCGGTCATTTGACCTCGCTTGGACTGCTGTATCTGACGCTGGGCGAGGCGGCGGGAATGCTTAAGGCTGAGTCGGGACCCCAGGGTAAGGACTCGCAGGTGAAACGGACCGTCAAGCAGATGATCCACTACATGTCCTCGCAGTACGCCCATCCCGTCTCCATTGAGCAGATGTGCGCGAGTCTCGGCTACAACCGGGCTTATCTGTCGCGCATTTTTAAGGAGGAGACGGGCCTGTCGCCCGTTACCTATCTGCTCAAGCTGCGGATCGACAAGTCGCGCCAGCTGCTGCGCGAACGGCCGGAGCTGTCTGTGGAGCAGGTGGCGGCCTCGGTCGGCCTGACCGACGCCCTGTATTTCTCGCGCCAGTTCAAGCGCTTCTGCGGACAGTCGCCGACGGCTTACCGAATATTCACGGCACGGCAGCAGGACAACTAA
- a CDS encoding galactokinase, whose product MSVQELRAAFIEKYGESGLEEKVFYAPGRVNLIGEHLDYNGGYVLPAALEFGTTLIVRPRVDGKLTFASTNFPYVLSIDYTDVGKEKTGEWVDYPIGVMMELKEQGHPVSRGYDLFFHGDIPNGAGLSSSASIEVVTAYAFLTLEGGDVNTVEIALLSQRAENRYVGVNSGIMDQFAVAVGRRDHAILLMCNSLEYDMVPFITGAYKLVIGNTNKRRGLVDSKYNERRQQCDEALAALREEIPSLGFLAQLKPDEFGRHADKIQDETVRRRARHVVEENQRVLDSVQVLKNNDLKQFGRFMNDSHASLRDLYEVSCKELDVMVEEAQRIPGTLGSRMTGAGFGGCTVSLVHEDDIDRFISEVGKAYEERTGLKGEFYVCGIGNGVNQLEGVK is encoded by the coding sequence ATGAGCGTGCAGGAACTCAGAGCAGCATTTATTGAAAAATACGGGGAAAGCGGCTTGGAGGAGAAAGTGTTTTACGCTCCGGGCCGGGTCAATCTGATCGGCGAGCACCTCGACTATAACGGGGGATACGTGCTGCCGGCGGCGCTGGAATTCGGCACTACGCTGATCGTACGGCCTCGCGTGGATGGAAAGCTGACGTTCGCTTCAACTAATTTTCCATATGTATTATCCATCGACTATACTGATGTCGGCAAAGAGAAGACCGGTGAATGGGTGGATTATCCAATCGGCGTCATGATGGAACTTAAGGAACAAGGGCATCCCGTGTCTCGGGGGTACGACCTGTTCTTCCACGGCGATATTCCGAACGGTGCGGGCTTGTCGTCATCGGCTTCCATCGAGGTCGTTACGGCATACGCCTTCCTGACGCTTGAGGGCGGTGACGTGAATACGGTGGAAATCGCGCTGCTGTCCCAGCGCGCGGAGAACCGTTACGTCGGCGTGAATTCCGGCATCATGGACCAGTTCGCCGTCGCGGTCGGCAGACGGGACCATGCCATTTTGCTGATGTGCAACTCGCTGGAATATGATATGGTGCCTTTTATTACCGGAGCTTATAAACTGGTTATCGGCAATACGAACAAGCGCAGAGGGCTGGTGGATTCAAAATACAACGAACGCCGCCAGCAGTGCGACGAGGCGCTCGCCGCGCTGCGCGAAGAGATTCCTTCGCTCGGATTCCTGGCGCAGCTCAAACCGGACGAGTTCGGGCGGCATGCGGACAAGATCCAGGATGAGACCGTAAGACGGCGGGCGCGCCATGTGGTCGAAGAGAACCAGCGTGTGCTGGATTCCGTCCAGGTGCTGAAGAACAATGATTTGAAGCAGTTCGGCCGGTTTATGAACGACTCGCACGCTTCGCTCCGCGATCTGTATGAGGTAAGCTGCAAGGAGCTGGATGTTATGGTCGAAGAAGCTCAGCGCATTCCCGGCACGCTCGGCTCTCGTATGACAGGAGCGGGGTTTGGCGGCTGTACCGTATCGCTGGTGCATGAAGACGACATCGACCGTTTTATTTCGGAAGTTGGCAAAGCGTATGAGGAAAGAACGGGCCTTAAGGGCGAATTTTACGTATGCGGCATCGGAAACGGTGTTAATCAACTGGAAGGAGTGAAGTAA
- the galE gene encoding UDP-glucose 4-epimerase GalE has product MAILVTGGAGYIGSHTVAELLDRGEEVVVLDSLVTGHRESLLGGKLYVGDLRDKEILAKLFAENDIEAVIHFAASSLVGESMKDPVKYYDNNVYGTQCLLEGMQKAGVDKIVFSSTAATYGEPEKVPIEETDRTQPSNVYGETKLTMERMMSWFDKVLGIKYVALRYFNAAGAHASGKIGEDHRPESHLIPLVLQTALKQRENIAVFGDDYPTEDGTCIRDYIHVSDLADAHIRAVTYLRSGSGSNVFNLGNGLGFSVKEVIETAKEVTGLDIPVAIQERRAGDPAVLVASSDKARSVLGWNPSRADLKEIIRSAWNWHSSHPQGYGEA; this is encoded by the coding sequence ATGGCAATTTTGGTAACAGGCGGAGCGGGGTATATCGGTTCCCATACGGTGGCGGAACTGCTGGATCGCGGCGAAGAGGTAGTGGTGCTGGACAGTCTTGTGACGGGGCATCGGGAATCCCTTCTGGGCGGCAAGCTGTATGTAGGCGATTTGCGGGACAAGGAGATACTCGCCAAGCTGTTTGCCGAGAACGACATTGAAGCGGTCATTCACTTTGCCGCAAGCTCCCTCGTCGGAGAGAGCATGAAAGACCCGGTAAAATATTACGACAACAACGTTTACGGCACGCAGTGCCTGCTGGAAGGCATGCAGAAGGCGGGAGTGGACAAAATTGTATTTTCCTCCACCGCTGCAACCTACGGAGAGCCGGAGAAGGTGCCGATTGAAGAGACGGACCGCACCCAGCCGTCCAATGTCTACGGGGAAACAAAGCTGACGATGGAGCGGATGATGTCGTGGTTCGATAAGGTGCTTGGAATCAAATACGTGGCGCTGCGCTATTTCAATGCCGCCGGGGCCCACGCAAGCGGAAAAATCGGCGAGGATCATCGTCCGGAAAGCCATCTGATCCCGCTCGTTCTCCAGACCGCGCTGAAACAGCGCGAAAACATCGCCGTATTTGGCGACGATTACCCGACCGAAGACGGCACCTGCATCCGCGACTACATCCATGTCAGCGATCTGGCGGACGCCCATATCCGGGCCGTGACCTACCTGCGAAGCGGAAGCGGAAGCAATGTGTTCAATCTCGGCAACGGCCTCGGCTTCTCCGTCAAAGAGGTGATCGAAACGGCCAAAGAAGTGACCGGTCTTGACATCCCGGTTGCCATCCAGGAACGCCGCGCGGGCGATCCCGCCGTGCTTGTGGCTTCTTCGGACAAGGCCCGCAGCGTGCTAGGCTGGAATCCTTCCCGCGCCGATCTGAAGGAAATTATCCGCAGCGCCTGGAATTGGCATTCGTCCCACCCGCAAGGGTACGGAGAAGCCTGA
- a CDS encoding UDP-glucose--hexose-1-phosphate uridylyltransferase produces MTSENSSASSASRALHAIEQLVLFTARRRLFEPADTDYSRNLLLEQFRFSEPYAGEVDETELNGPQGPLDILIDYGFEIGLIPENSDTYRDLLDAKIMGLLMARPSEVNAEFYRLGAEQGVAAATDRFYQLSIDSNYIRMDRISKNVYWLQPSPYGDLEMTINLSKPEKNPKEIAAARLLPPPVYPKCLLCRENIGYAGRLNHPARQNLRAIPIELNHEKWFFQYSPYVYYNEHCIVFHHDHVPMKLTKDTLKRLLGFVSEFPHYFIGSNADLPIVGGSILTHDHFQGGRHTFALQKAPIDQAFEHPKYPGVGLGLVNWPMSVIRLQGDEPGILLECADDLYEAWKSYSDPEADVLAFTEFEGERQPHNTVTPIVRRSESGGYEIDLVLRNNRTSEEHPEGIFHPHREMHHIKKENIGLIEVMGLAILPGRLKKELDDIADILAGNTAELEAVRSGEDHPLAQHADWIAELAGRFGTAMDREEAVRTVRNEVGIKFAQILEHAGVYKRTSEGREAFRRFVKSFGAVE; encoded by the coding sequence ATGACCAGCGAAAATTCATCGGCCTCCTCGGCCAGCCGGGCACTGCATGCCATCGAACAACTGGTGCTGTTCACCGCCAGGCGGCGCCTGTTCGAACCCGCCGACACCGATTACAGCCGCAATCTTCTGCTGGAGCAGTTCCGCTTCAGCGAACCATATGCCGGCGAAGTCGATGAAACGGAGTTGAACGGACCGCAGGGCCCGCTGGATATTCTGATTGATTACGGCTTCGAAATTGGACTGATTCCGGAGAACAGCGATACGTACCGGGATCTGCTAGACGCTAAGATCATGGGACTGCTAATGGCGCGTCCGTCGGAAGTGAACGCGGAATTTTACCGGCTGGGCGCCGAACAGGGCGTCGCCGCCGCGACGGACCGTTTCTATCAGCTCAGCATCGATTCCAACTATATCCGCATGGACCGCATTTCCAAGAATGTCTACTGGCTGCAGCCTTCGCCTTACGGCGATCTTGAAATGACGATCAATCTGTCCAAGCCGGAAAAAAACCCGAAGGAAATCGCCGCGGCGCGGCTGCTTCCGCCTCCGGTGTATCCGAAATGTTTGCTCTGCCGGGAGAATATCGGATATGCCGGGCGGCTTAACCACCCGGCCCGCCAGAATCTGCGCGCTATTCCGATAGAGCTCAATCACGAGAAATGGTTTTTTCAATACTCGCCTTATGTGTATTACAACGAGCACTGCATCGTATTTCATCATGATCATGTTCCGATGAAACTGACGAAGGATACGCTGAAGCGGCTGCTCGGATTTGTGAGCGAGTTCCCGCACTATTTTATCGGATCGAATGCGGATCTTCCGATTGTGGGCGGCTCCATATTGACGCATGACCACTTTCAGGGAGGCCGCCATACCTTTGCGCTCCAAAAGGCGCCGATTGACCAAGCCTTCGAGCATCCAAAGTATCCGGGAGTGGGCCTGGGGCTTGTTAACTGGCCGATGTCGGTGATCCGCCTGCAAGGCGATGAGCCGGGCATCCTGCTGGAATGCGCAGACGACCTTTACGAAGCATGGAAAAGCTACAGCGACCCCGAGGCCGATGTTCTGGCCTTCACCGAATTTGAGGGCGAGCGGCAGCCTCATAACACGGTCACTCCCATTGTCCGGCGCAGTGAAAGCGGCGGCTATGAGATCGATCTGGTGCTTCGCAACAACCGGACCAGTGAAGAGCATCCCGAGGGCATTTTCCATCCGCACCGGGAGATGCACCATATTAAGAAGGAAAACATCGGCCTCATCGAGGTCATGGGCCTGGCAATTTTGCCGGGAAGGCTCAAGAAGGAGCTGGACGACATCGCCGACATTCTGGCCGGCAATACGGCGGAACTGGAAGCGGTGCGAAGCGGAGAGGACCATCCTCTGGCCCAGCATGCGGATTGGATCGCGGAGCTGGCCGGACGCTTTGGCACGGCAATGGACCGCGAAGAGGCCGTTCGGACGGTCCGGAATGAAGTCGGCATCAAGTTCGCACAGATATTGGAGCATGCAGGCGTATACAAACGCACATCCGAAGGCCGCGAAGCTTTCCGGCGTTTCGTGAAGAGCTTTGGCGCGGTTGAATAA
- a CDS encoding iron-containing alcohol dehydrogenase — MRNFQFYNPTKLIFGKGTLDALSAEVPKYGKNVLLLYGGGSIKRSGLYDKVTSLLQSIGANVTELAGVEPNPRLSTVHKGVELCRNNGIELILAVGGGSVLDCAKAIAVGAKYEGDMWDFVERKAVPQGALPLGTVLTMAATGSEMNSNSVITNEATMEKIGWSSPHAFPAFSILDPEFTFSLPRDQTVYGVVDMMVHVLEHYFHTDGNTPVQDGFCEALLRTMMEAGSKLVNDLENYELRETILYCGTMALNGMVSMGFAGDWATHNIEHSVSAVYDIPHGGGLAILFPQWMKYNLDAGPERFRKLAVNVFGVDPSGKTDREAGLEGIEALRGFWNSIGAPARLADYEIDGSHIDDMADKAVRFGPFGNFRKLQREDVVEIYKMSL, encoded by the coding sequence ATGCGTAATTTCCAATTTTATAATCCGACGAAGCTCATTTTCGGCAAAGGCACGCTGGATGCATTATCGGCCGAAGTTCCCAAATACGGAAAAAATGTGCTCCTTCTCTATGGAGGAGGCAGTATTAAACGGAGCGGCCTATATGACAAAGTAACCTCGCTGCTTCAAAGCATCGGCGCGAACGTAACGGAACTGGCCGGAGTCGAGCCGAATCCCCGCCTGTCCACTGTACATAAAGGCGTGGAATTATGCCGGAATAACGGCATTGAGCTGATTCTGGCTGTCGGCGGCGGCAGCGTGCTGGACTGCGCCAAGGCGATCGCCGTGGGCGCGAAGTACGAAGGCGATATGTGGGATTTCGTGGAGCGCAAGGCGGTTCCGCAGGGAGCCCTGCCGCTCGGCACCGTTCTGACGATGGCGGCGACAGGCTCGGAAATGAACAGCAACTCGGTAATTACGAACGAAGCGACCATGGAAAAAATAGGCTGGAGCAGCCCTCATGCTTTCCCGGCATTCTCCATTCTCGATCCCGAGTTTACCTTCTCTCTGCCGCGAGACCAGACCGTGTACGGCGTTGTGGATATGATGGTGCATGTCCTGGAGCATTATTTCCACACGGACGGCAACACGCCCGTTCAGGACGGTTTCTGTGAAGCGCTGCTGCGGACCATGATGGAAGCCGGCTCTAAACTGGTGAATGACCTTGAGAACTACGAGCTGCGCGAGACGATTCTGTACTGTGGCACGATGGCCCTGAATGGCATGGTGAGCATGGGCTTTGCCGGAGACTGGGCGACGCACAATATCGAGCATTCCGTCTCGGCCGTTTACGATATCCCGCATGGCGGAGGCCTTGCGATTCTGTTCCCGCAGTGGATGAAGTACAACCTGGACGCCGGCCCCGAGCGGTTCCGCAAGCTTGCGGTGAATGTGTTCGGCGTAGATCCTTCCGGTAAAACCGACCGCGAAGCCGGCCTGGAGGGCATCGAAGCCCTGCGCGGCTTCTGGAATTCCATCGGCGCTCCGGCCCGCCTGGCGGATTACGAGATTGACGGCAGCCATATCGATGATATGGCCGACAAGGCGGTCCGTTTCGGACCGTTCGGTAATTTCCGCAAGCTTCAGCGGGAAGATGTGGTTGAGATTTACAAAATGTCCTTGTAA
- a CDS encoding NfeD family protein translates to MQTLYMGCLFLGVLFALVSLLAGDLIGHALGGMLDFLSFDALSPSVLAGGITVFGGAGILLTRYSGLTNEAILVLSLLISAFLSVLLYLGFVKPMNKSEMSTGFSMRELPGKIGEITVPVPAQGFGEVMVRFGPANTLHTAASFDHRTLPAGTKVVIVEVSEGVALVSELELPMRRGEDS, encoded by the coding sequence ATGCAAACGTTATATATGGGCTGCTTGTTTCTGGGTGTGTTATTTGCCTTGGTCAGCTTGCTGGCAGGGGATTTGATCGGGCATGCGCTCGGGGGAATGCTTGATTTCCTGTCCTTCGATGCCCTGAGCCCCTCGGTTCTGGCCGGGGGAATTACCGTGTTCGGAGGCGCGGGGATTTTGCTGACAAGGTACAGCGGGCTTACGAATGAGGCCATTCTCGTCCTGTCTTTGCTGATCTCCGCTTTTTTGAGCGTGCTGCTGTATCTCGGTTTTGTGAAGCCGATGAACAAAAGCGAAATGTCGACCGGCTTCTCCATGCGCGAGCTTCCCGGCAAAATCGGCGAAATCACCGTTCCTGTTCCCGCGCAGGGTTTTGGCGAAGTGATGGTGAGATTTGGGCCTGCAAATACGCTTCATACCGCCGCAAGCTTTGACCACAGGACGCTGCCTGCCGGGACGAAAGTGGTCATTGTGGAAGTCAGTGAAGGTGTGGCGCTCGTGTCTGAACTAGAATTACCAATGAGAAGAGGAGAGGATTCATAA